The proteins below are encoded in one region of Desulfonatronum thioautotrophicum:
- a CDS encoding FAD-binding oxidoreductase produces MIRDALKNEFQKIVGKDNVMTEAAELHAYSYDSAVLDQTQPAVVVRPENSESLGKVVKLCNENGLKLTVRGAGTNLSGGTIPHPGGVVCLTTALDKVLEINEEDLYAVVQPGVVTAKFAAQVAAKGLLYPPDPGSQAVSTLGGNVAENAGGLRALKYGVTKDYVMGVDFFDVNGELIRSGGKTVKCVTGYNLAGLMIASEGTLGVFENITLKLVPFPAAYKAMMAVFPDMMDASRAVAAIIANKIVPATLEFMDNFTIRTIENFRKAGLPVDAAAMLLIEVDGHQGQVEDDAAKVEAICKENKATSVRVAKDDAERNAVWQARRDALPALARVKPTTVLEDATVPRSKIPAMMQALDKIAKKYDLIIGTFGHAGDGNLHPTILTDKRDQKEWHRVEAAVDAIFDEALALGGTLSGEHGIGIAKAKYLKNEYGVGAINYSRRMKSVLDPNNILNPGKILGPLLA; encoded by the coding sequence ATGATCAGAGACGCGTTGAAGAACGAATTCCAGAAAATTGTCGGAAAAGACAACGTAATGACCGAGGCCGCTGAACTACATGCCTATTCCTACGACTCCGCGGTGCTGGACCAGACCCAGCCGGCCGTGGTCGTCCGCCCGGAAAACTCAGAAAGCCTGGGCAAGGTGGTCAAGCTGTGTAATGAAAACGGCTTGAAGCTGACCGTGCGTGGGGCCGGAACCAACCTGTCCGGCGGCACCATCCCCCACCCCGGCGGCGTAGTCTGCCTGACCACGGCCCTGGATAAGGTGCTGGAGATCAACGAGGAAGATCTTTACGCTGTGGTCCAGCCTGGCGTGGTCACGGCCAAATTCGCGGCCCAGGTGGCGGCCAAGGGCCTGCTCTACCCGCCTGACCCGGGCTCCCAGGCAGTTTCCACTCTGGGCGGCAACGTGGCCGAGAATGCAGGGGGGCTGCGTGCCTTGAAGTATGGCGTGACCAAGGACTACGTCATGGGAGTGGACTTTTTCGACGTCAATGGCGAGTTGATCCGCTCCGGCGGTAAGACCGTAAAGTGCGTCACCGGCTACAATCTGGCCGGCCTGATGATCGCCTCCGAAGGCACTCTTGGCGTATTTGAGAACATCACCCTCAAATTGGTTCCATTCCCAGCGGCCTATAAGGCCATGATGGCCGTGTTCCCGGACATGATGGACGCCTCCCGGGCCGTAGCCGCGATCATTGCCAACAAGATCGTTCCGGCCACTTTGGAATTCATGGACAATTTCACCATTCGGACCATTGAGAATTTTCGCAAGGCCGGCCTGCCCGTGGACGCCGCGGCCATGCTACTCATCGAGGTAGATGGACACCAGGGTCAAGTAGAGGACGACGCTGCCAAGGTGGAGGCCATTTGCAAGGAAAACAAGGCCACCAGCGTCCGCGTGGCCAAGGATGACGCCGAGCGCAACGCGGTCTGGCAGGCCCGTCGTGACGCCCTGCCGGCCCTGGCCCGGGTTAAGCCGACCACGGTCCTGGAAGACGCCACCGTCCCCCGCTCCAAGATCCCGGCCATGATGCAGGCCCTGGACAAGATCGCCAAGAAGTACGACCTGATCATCGGCACCTTCGGCCATGCCGGGGATGGCAATCTGCACCCGACAATCCTCACGGACAAGCGCGACCAGAAGGAATGGCACCGGGTGGAAGCGGCCGTTGACGCCATTTTCGACGAGGCCCTGGCCCTGGGCGGCACCTTGTCCGGAGAGCACGGCATCGGCATAGCCAAGGCCAAGTACCTGAAAAACGAATACGGCGTGGGGGCCATCAACTATTCCCGAAGGATGAAAAGCGTGCTCGACCCGAACAACATCCTCAATCCGGGCAAGATCCTCGGCCCCCTGCTCGCCTAA
- a CDS encoding L-lactate permease, which produces MSIGVLALIAALPIALALVLMVGFRWPATKAMPLAWLVTALAGVAVWSLPVGYVAALSIQGIITAIGILIIVFGAILILHTLRDSGGMETIQYGMQTISPDMRVQAIIIGYLFAAFIEGAAGFGTPAALAAPLLLALGFPPLAAAIICLVFNSFPVTFGAVGTPVIIGLTFLRDLVGDAVASGAAGVNFTSYESFGMLIGQWATLMHLPMIFILPIFMLGFISRFFGPNRSWSEGFAAWKFCIFAGVAFTIPYLIFAWFLGPEFPSLIGGLVGLGVVVWGAKRGIALPKETWTFGSQKNWDPEWTGTVKTATEGKKFEAKMSQVKAWMPYVLIGAILVITRIDQLGLKGWLSSQTLTWSGILGYDSVSGSVAYLYLPGTIPFMLVAILTILIHGMSGDKVKTAWVDSIKKMKNPAIALFFAVGLVSIFRGSGIGDLALNPNAYPSMPLAMAKALSELVGPAWPMFASFVGGLGAFITGSNTVSNLLFAEFQWGMATQLDLPRQLIVAAQAVGGGMGNMVCIHNIVAVCAVVGLSGQEGAILRKTFWPFLLYGVVVGIMVLVLMSVLPPDLF; this is translated from the coding sequence ATGTCAATTGGAGTCTTGGCACTTATCGCCGCGCTGCCCATTGCCTTGGCATTGGTGCTGATGGTCGGCTTTCGCTGGCCGGCCACCAAGGCCATGCCACTGGCCTGGCTGGTCACCGCCCTGGCCGGAGTTGCCGTCTGGAGCCTTCCGGTCGGTTATGTCGCTGCGCTGTCCATTCAAGGCATAATCACGGCCATCGGCATTTTGATCATTGTCTTTGGCGCAATTTTGATTCTGCATACCCTGCGCGATTCCGGAGGCATGGAGACAATCCAATACGGGATGCAGACCATCTCACCGGACATGCGCGTGCAGGCCATCATTATCGGCTATCTGTTCGCGGCCTTCATTGAAGGGGCGGCGGGCTTCGGCACCCCGGCGGCCCTGGCTGCTCCACTCCTCCTGGCCCTGGGCTTCCCGCCCCTGGCCGCGGCAATCATCTGCCTGGTCTTCAACTCCTTCCCGGTCACCTTCGGTGCTGTGGGCACACCGGTTATCATCGGCCTGACCTTCCTGCGCGACCTTGTCGGTGACGCCGTGGCCAGTGGGGCCGCCGGCGTGAACTTCACCAGCTATGAATCCTTCGGCATGCTCATCGGCCAATGGGCCACCCTGATGCATCTGCCGATGATCTTCATCCTGCCCATTTTCATGCTCGGATTCATCTCCCGTTTCTTTGGCCCGAATCGTTCCTGGTCCGAGGGCTTTGCCGCCTGGAAATTCTGCATCTTCGCCGGTGTGGCCTTCACCATTCCCTACCTGATTTTCGCCTGGTTCCTGGGTCCGGAATTTCCGTCCCTGATCGGCGGGCTAGTCGGCCTTGGCGTGGTGGTCTGGGGAGCCAAGCGGGGCATTGCCCTGCCCAAGGAAACCTGGACCTTCGGCTCCCAGAAGAACTGGGATCCCGAATGGACCGGCACGGTCAAGACCGCGACCGAGGGCAAAAAGTTCGAGGCCAAGATGAGCCAGGTCAAAGCCTGGATGCCTTACGTGCTCATCGGTGCCATTCTTGTGATCACGCGGATCGATCAACTCGGGCTCAAGGGCTGGCTGTCCTCCCAAACCCTGACCTGGAGCGGCATCCTCGGCTATGACAGCGTTTCCGGTTCCGTTGCCTACCTCTATCTGCCCGGTACCATTCCGTTCATGCTCGTGGCCATTCTGACCATCCTTATCCATGGAATGTCTGGAGATAAGGTCAAGACGGCCTGGGTGGATTCCATCAAGAAGATGAAAAACCCGGCCATCGCCTTGTTCTTTGCCGTGGGGCTGGTTTCCATCTTCCGCGGATCCGGCATCGGCGACCTGGCTTTGAACCCCAATGCCTACCCATCCATGCCCCTGGCCATGGCCAAGGCGCTGTCCGAACTGGTGGGGCCGGCCTGGCCGATGTTTGCCTCCTTTGTCGGTGGCCTGGGGGCTTTCATCACCGGTTCGAACACGGTGTCCAACCTGCTTTTTGCTGAATTCCAATGGGGCATGGCTACCCAGCTCGACCTGCCCCGCCAGCTTATCGTCGCGGCCCAGGCCGTGGGCGGGGGCATGGGCAACATGGTCTGCATCCACAACATCGTAGCCGTGTGCGCCGTGGTCGGTCTGTCCGGCCAGGAAGGCGCCATCCTGCGCAAGACCTTCTGGCCCTTCCTGCTCTACGGAGTTGTCGTGGGCATTATGGTCCTCGTATTGATGAGCGTCCTTCCCCCTGATCTGTTCTAA
- a CDS encoding monovalent cation/H+ antiporter complex subunit F, with the protein MQMFYLGVACFLLLTMVVGLLRVFFGPDQEDRLVAVQLFGTTGVAVLLLLAAALDAPAVRNAAMVFAVLAVLTVVAFVQSTENATRGKDRPSGSGGIRNGAGED; encoded by the coding sequence ATGCAGATGTTTTATCTCGGCGTGGCCTGTTTTCTCCTGCTGACCATGGTCGTGGGGTTGTTGCGGGTGTTTTTCGGCCCAGACCAGGAGGACCGTTTGGTTGCGGTCCAGCTCTTCGGGACCACGGGCGTGGCAGTGCTGCTCTTGCTGGCCGCGGCCCTTGATGCACCGGCTGTGCGCAATGCCGCGATGGTCTTCGCGGTCTTGGCCGTTTTGACCGTGGTGGCGTTTGTGCAGAGCACTGAAAATGCGACCCGCGGCAAGGACCGTCCCTCTGGCTCGGGAGGCATCCGTAACGGAGCAGGCGAGGATTAA
- a CDS encoding (Fe-S)-binding protein has translation MADIKKLVSMLKELDDLLTGCMRCGMCQAQCPVFAQTGKETDVTRGKLALLSGLSDEILKDPEAVNEKLQRCLLCGTCEANCPSGVKVTDIFLRARAILSGYLGLPPSQRLVFRRLLTNPKLMNNLLSLGASLQGLFTKEADGVIGTSCARFNAPLIADRHFKKLASKPLHSVTPKKDTPPGKSGLRVAFFPGCVTDKVFPQVGQAVLKILEHHQVGVFMPPNQSCCGIPALSSGETEVFDKLVRQNLDLFATSKWDYLLTPCATCTATIAELWPKYYGDKMDGIRAANIADKVMDVSQFLHDVLKIPTKESASPAKVAYHDPCHLRNTLKITTQPRQVLAAGGKYTTAELPSGPSCCGSGGSFNLKHYKLSDVIGRKKAESIAATGAGVAATSCPACMLQLADMLSKTGHSIPVKHVVELYAETL, from the coding sequence ATGGCCGATATCAAAAAACTCGTTTCCATGCTCAAGGAGTTGGATGACCTGCTCACCGGCTGCATGCGCTGCGGCATGTGTCAGGCCCAGTGTCCGGTCTTTGCCCAGACCGGCAAGGAGACCGACGTCACCCGCGGCAAGTTGGCCCTGCTTTCCGGGCTGTCTGATGAGATCCTCAAGGATCCCGAAGCAGTCAATGAAAAGTTGCAGCGCTGTCTGCTTTGCGGCACCTGCGAGGCCAACTGCCCCTCCGGTGTGAAGGTCACGGACATTTTCCTGCGCGCCCGAGCCATTCTTTCCGGGTATCTGGGGTTGCCGCCCTCCCAGCGACTGGTCTTTCGCCGCCTGCTGACCAACCCGAAGTTGATGAACAACCTTCTCTCTCTCGGGGCTTCACTGCAGGGACTGTTCACCAAGGAGGCCGACGGGGTTATTGGAACCTCCTGCGCCCGGTTCAACGCCCCACTGATCGCGGACAGGCATTTCAAGAAACTGGCTTCCAAACCACTCCATTCCGTGACCCCAAAAAAGGATACCCCTCCGGGCAAGTCCGGATTGCGGGTGGCTTTTTTCCCGGGATGCGTCACGGACAAGGTCTTTCCCCAGGTTGGTCAGGCCGTGCTCAAGATCTTGGAGCATCACCAAGTTGGGGTATTCATGCCGCCCAACCAATCCTGCTGCGGCATTCCCGCCCTGTCCAGCGGCGAAACCGAAGTCTTCGACAAGTTGGTTCGACAGAATCTGGACCTGTTCGCCACCAGCAAGTGGGATTACCTGCTCACGCCTTGCGCCACCTGTACCGCGACCATCGCCGAACTTTGGCCCAAGTATTATGGCGATAAAATGGACGGCATTCGGGCCGCGAACATTGCCGACAAGGTAATGGACGTCAGTCAGTTTCTGCATGATGTCCTGAAAATCCCTACCAAGGAGTCCGCCAGTCCCGCCAAGGTGGCCTATCACGACCCCTGCCACCTGCGGAACACGTTGAAAATCACGACCCAGCCGCGGCAGGTTTTGGCAGCTGGGGGCAAATACACCACTGCCGAGTTGCCTAGCGGACCATCCTGCTGCGGGTCCGGCGGAAGCTTCAACCTCAAGCACTACAAGCTCTCCGACGTCATCGGCCGCAAAAAGGCCGAAAGCATCGCGGCCACCGGTGCCGGGGTTGCGGCAACCAGTTGTCCGGCTTGTATGCTTCAACTCGCGGACATGCTCTCCAAGACCGGTCACTCCATTCCCGTAAAACACGTTGTGGAGTTGTACGCGGAAACATTGTAG
- a CDS encoding lactate utilization protein, with protein MNVSQEHIELFTKKAEAVSAIVKPIGSMDEAYAYAVDVCLNKDACQLLLSGCENAISDEASELCVAKAADKVIAAPKLADDQYAELAKAAEKAGVKLIADGLRKHLAGIDIGFAVADLGLAETGSLVLDSSSEDLRLSTMVSEINVVVLPLSKLRATSYEAESELLPMMQKTPNYLAFITGASRTADIERVLAIGVHGPLELHILLWEDA; from the coding sequence CTGAACGTGAGTCAGGAACACATTGAGCTTTTTACCAAGAAAGCCGAGGCCGTTTCCGCAATCGTCAAACCAATAGGTTCCATGGATGAAGCCTACGCCTATGCCGTGGACGTGTGCTTGAACAAGGACGCTTGCCAGCTTCTGCTTTCCGGCTGCGAGAACGCCATATCCGACGAAGCCTCGGAGCTTTGCGTGGCCAAGGCCGCGGACAAGGTCATCGCCGCGCCAAAGCTGGCCGACGACCAGTACGCTGAACTGGCCAAGGCCGCGGAAAAAGCCGGGGTCAAACTGATAGCCGATGGGCTGCGTAAGCATCTGGCCGGCATAGATATCGGCTTTGCCGTTGCCGATCTGGGCTTGGCCGAAACCGGCAGTCTGGTTTTGGATTCCTCATCCGAGGACCTGCGCCTTTCCACCATGGTCAGCGAGATCAACGTGGTGGTCCTCCCGCTGTCGAAGCTGCGGGCCACCAGCTACGAGGCCGAGTCCGAACTGCTGCCCATGATGCAAAAAACACCGAACTATCTGGCCTTCATCACCGGTGCGAGTCGGACCGCGGATATTGAACGGGTCCTGGCCATCGGCGTCCATGGGCCACTGGAACTGCACATTCTGCTCTGGGAGGATGCCTGA
- a CDS encoding acetate kinase, giving the protein MKILILNSGSSSVKYQLLDMTEQTVLASGLVERIGEATSKIKHVCRPGTDQEQTYNEAMSIRDHATGLTRVVELITGPETGVIASVSEIQGIGHRIVHGGEAFSAPTLVDEAVIQGIKDQIPLAPLHNPGGLAGIETALRLMPGVPNVAVFDTAFHQTMPPEAYRYAIPKELYTELKIRRYGFHGTSHFYVAKQCARILKKSLQETSCVTVHLGNGCSMAAIKNGKCIDTSMGLTPLAGLVMGTRSGDVDPALHAFLADNKGLSIREIDTLLNKESGLKGICGHNDMRDIHDLIAQGDTDAQVALRVFCRRVTQYIGQYLALLDGTDAICFTAGIGENDATVRRLSCSTLAGLGAVLDTQRNADAPRGQVTEISTPGSLIKIFIIPTNEELEIATQTMEVLGSKEAERESGTH; this is encoded by the coding sequence ATGAAGATTCTCATCCTCAACTCCGGTAGTTCCTCGGTCAAGTACCAGCTTTTGGACATGACCGAACAGACCGTTTTGGCCTCGGGTCTGGTGGAACGTATCGGTGAGGCCACCAGTAAAATAAAGCATGTTTGCCGTCCCGGCACGGACCAGGAGCAGACCTACAATGAAGCGATGTCCATCAGGGATCACGCCACCGGTCTGACCCGGGTGGTGGAATTGATCACGGGTCCGGAAACCGGTGTGATCGCATCGGTTTCCGAGATTCAAGGCATTGGACATCGGATTGTCCATGGTGGAGAGGCGTTCAGTGCGCCAACTCTGGTGGATGAAGCCGTCATCCAGGGTATCAAGGACCAGATCCCTCTGGCCCCATTGCACAATCCCGGAGGATTGGCCGGTATTGAGACAGCCTTGCGACTGATGCCCGGCGTCCCCAACGTGGCGGTGTTCGACACGGCCTTTCACCAGACCATGCCCCCAGAGGCCTACCGCTATGCCATTCCCAAGGAACTCTACACTGAATTGAAAATTCGCCGCTACGGCTTTCATGGTACGTCGCATTTTTACGTGGCCAAGCAGTGCGCCCGAATACTGAAAAAATCCCTTCAGGAAACCAGTTGCGTCACCGTGCACCTGGGCAATGGCTGCTCCATGGCCGCGATCAAAAACGGCAAATGCATCGACACCAGCATGGGGCTGACCCCCCTGGCCGGACTGGTCATGGGTACCCGATCCGGTGACGTGGATCCTGCCCTGCACGCCTTTTTAGCGGACAATAAAGGATTGAGCATCCGGGAAATCGATACTTTGTTGAACAAGGAAAGCGGCCTCAAGGGCATTTGCGGACACAACGACATGCGCGACATCCACGACCTGATCGCCCAGGGTGATACGGATGCCCAGGTGGCACTGCGGGTGTTCTGCCGCCGGGTGACCCAGTACATCGGACAGTACCTGGCCCTGTTGGATGGAACGGACGCGATTTGTTTCACCGCGGGCATCGGGGAAAACGATGCCACGGTTCGCCGCCTGTCCTGCTCGACCCTTGCCGGGCTTGGTGCGGTCCTGGATACCCAGCGCAACGCTGATGCCCCGCGCGGTCAGGTCACGGAGATCAGCACCCCAGGCAGTTTGATCAAAATTTTCATCATCCCCACCAACGAAGAGTTGGAAATCGCCACCCAGACCATGGAAGTTCTGGGTTCCAAGGAGGCTGAACGTGAGTCAGGAACACATTGA
- the pta gene encoding phosphate acetyltransferase, with protein sequence MAKNLYVINTESRSGKSAICLGLMQMLMRHVRRVGFFRPIISAQGNGKRDHDTNLILTQFHLNETYQDAFAYTLEQARDLINQGEHALLMENILAKYKALESRYEFILCEGSDFIGGDSAFEFDINAEIAANLGSPVILVANGQHKTPKQIVAQTQIAIDTFSEKGLDVLATIVNRAETVNKEEIIGGLRCKYRLHEECLTYVIPEVASLGKPTINDVRKWLDAEVIAGGDLLDVQVDDYVVAAMQVNNFLQYVSKNSMVITPGDRADILLGCIATRQSQTYPEVAGIVLTGGIKPPDSVMKLLDGWTGVPMPILSAKGHTYKITRTLMEMYGRIEPDDQKKIATALGSFEEHVDTSELLTRLETKKSTKVTPVMFEYSLIEKAKAERRHIVLPEGASTRILQAADILLRRSIADLTILGHPDTIRAKASQMGLSLDKAMFIDPAESEHFEDYWKSYYELRKSKGMTEEVAHDTMAEPTYFGTMMVHKGHADGMVSGSITTTQQTIRPALQFIKTRPGISLVSSVFFMCMSDRVLVFGDCAVNPNPTAQQLAEIALASADTAVQFGVAPRVAMLSYSTGESGSGQEVVKVREATAIAKKMAPELLIEGPIQYDAAYDPDVAQTKMPDSQVAGRATVFIFPDLNTGNNTYKAVQRAANAIAIGPVLQGLNKPVNDLSRGCTVADIVNTVAITAIQAQHPSNSS encoded by the coding sequence ATGGCCAAGAATCTCTATGTCATCAACACGGAGTCTCGCAGCGGCAAGTCGGCCATCTGCCTTGGCTTGATGCAGATGCTTATGCGCCATGTCCGGCGGGTGGGCTTCTTCCGACCGATCATCAGCGCCCAGGGCAACGGCAAACGGGATCACGACACCAACCTGATCCTGACCCAGTTTCACCTCAACGAAACCTACCAGGATGCCTTTGCCTACACCCTGGAGCAGGCCCGGGACCTGATCAACCAGGGGGAACACGCCCTGTTGATGGAGAACATCCTGGCCAAATACAAGGCCCTGGAAAGCCGATATGAGTTCATCCTCTGTGAGGGCTCGGACTTCATCGGTGGAGACTCGGCCTTTGAATTCGACATCAATGCGGAAATTGCCGCCAATCTCGGCTCACCGGTGATCCTGGTGGCCAACGGCCAACACAAAACACCGAAACAAATTGTCGCCCAGACCCAGATCGCCATCGACACTTTTTCCGAGAAAGGCCTGGACGTCCTGGCCACTATTGTCAACCGGGCGGAAACCGTGAACAAGGAGGAAATCATCGGCGGCCTGCGCTGCAAGTACCGCTTGCACGAGGAATGCCTGACCTATGTGATCCCCGAGGTGGCCTCCTTGGGCAAACCAACCATCAACGACGTTCGCAAGTGGCTGGATGCCGAGGTGATTGCCGGTGGGGACCTGCTGGACGTTCAGGTGGATGACTACGTGGTGGCTGCCATGCAGGTGAATAATTTTCTGCAGTACGTATCCAAGAACTCCATGGTCATCACTCCGGGCGATCGGGCTGATATTCTCCTGGGCTGCATCGCCACCCGACAATCCCAGACATACCCTGAGGTTGCCGGGATAGTTCTTACCGGTGGGATCAAGCCTCCGGATTCGGTCATGAAGCTTTTGGACGGCTGGACCGGCGTGCCCATGCCCATTCTCTCGGCCAAAGGACACACCTACAAGATCACCAGAACCTTGATGGAAATGTACGGCCGGATCGAACCGGACGATCAGAAAAAAATCGCCACGGCCCTGGGATCCTTTGAAGAGCATGTGGATACCAGTGAGTTGCTCACGCGCTTGGAAACGAAAAAATCCACCAAGGTCACTCCGGTGATGTTCGAGTACAGCCTGATCGAAAAAGCCAAGGCCGAACGTCGACACATCGTGCTGCCCGAGGGAGCTTCAACGCGTATTCTCCAGGCCGCGGACATCCTGCTGCGCCGGAGCATCGCGGACCTGACCATCCTCGGTCATCCGGATACCATCCGGGCCAAAGCCTCCCAGATGGGCCTCTCCCTGGACAAGGCCATGTTTATCGACCCGGCTGAATCGGAACATTTCGAAGATTACTGGAAGTCCTATTATGAGCTGCGCAAGAGCAAGGGCATGACTGAGGAAGTGGCGCACGACACCATGGCCGAGCCCACCTACTTCGGAACCATGATGGTTCACAAGGGGCACGCCGACGGAATGGTATCCGGCTCCATCACCACCACCCAGCAGACCATCCGCCCGGCCCTGCAGTTCATCAAGACCCGGCCGGGCATCTCTCTGGTCTCCTCTGTCTTTTTCATGTGCATGTCCGATCGGGTGCTGGTCTTCGGCGACTGCGCCGTGAATCCCAATCCCACGGCCCAACAATTGGCGGAAATCGCCCTGGCCTCCGCGGATACGGCAGTCCAGTTCGGCGTGGCCCCCCGGGTAGCCATGCTCTCCTACTCCACCGGCGAGTCCGGATCAGGGCAGGAAGTGGTCAAGGTTCGGGAAGCCACGGCCATTGCCAAAAAAATGGCTCCCGAACTGCTCATCGAGGGACCGATTCAGTATGACGCGGCCTATGATCCGGATGTGGCCCAAACCAAGATGCCCGATTCCCAGGTGGCCGGCCGGGCAACAGTTTTCATCTTTCCGGATTTGAATACCGGGAACAACACCTATAAGGCCGTCCAGCGAGCGGCCAACGCCATTGCCATCGGCCCGGTGCTCCAGGGATTGAACAAGCCGGTCAACGACCTGTCCCGCGGCTGCACCGTGGCGGACATCGTCAATACCGTGGCCATAACCGCCATCCAGGCCCAGCATCCGAGTAACAGCAGCTGA
- a CDS encoding hydrogenase subunit MbhD domain-containing protein, with translation MLSLAFDLLLAGALLLVSWRLLQASDLFQATVLFISFGLFLALAWVRLQAPDIALAEAAVGAGLAGVLLIGTFKRIEPHPRENNDANDDVQPPSTCRLDQAAACPGRFHYGMAGGFAGVLTLLLALAVLDLPQQGTGLTEIVAENLEMVGVDHPVTAVLLAFRLYDTWLELGVLLLALMGVFGVRGAQDLRTLPAYPVDAHVLRGLVLLLGPLTMLVTIHLLWLGDHAPGGAFQAGVVLAAGLVLFRLVGLPSVDRLSRFRLICLVLLGFAAILLLAVTTTLLAIHQPLEYPPLWSKTLILTLEAAATVSIGVTLAALVILVLVVDEEP, from the coding sequence ATGTTGTCTCTGGCCTTTGATCTGCTGCTGGCCGGGGCCTTGTTGCTGGTCAGCTGGCGCCTTTTACAGGCTTCGGATCTTTTCCAGGCCACGGTGTTGTTCATCTCCTTCGGACTTTTTTTGGCTCTGGCGTGGGTTCGTCTCCAGGCCCCGGACATTGCCCTGGCAGAAGCCGCCGTGGGTGCCGGTCTTGCCGGGGTACTGCTGATCGGAACCTTCAAGCGTATCGAGCCGCATCCGCGAGAAAACAACGATGCCAACGACGATGTCCAGCCGCCGAGCACCTGCCGACTGGACCAGGCCGCGGCATGTCCTGGACGTTTCCACTACGGCATGGCCGGTGGGTTCGCCGGTGTGCTCACCCTGTTGCTGGCTTTGGCTGTTTTGGATCTGCCGCAGCAAGGGACGGGATTGACCGAAATCGTTGCTGAAAATCTGGAAATGGTTGGGGTTGATCACCCGGTAACCGCGGTATTGCTCGCCTTTCGTCTGTACGATACCTGGCTGGAACTGGGCGTTCTGCTACTGGCCTTGATGGGGGTTTTCGGTGTACGCGGGGCCCAGGATTTGCGAACCCTGCCCGCATATCCGGTTGATGCCCACGTATTGCGTGGCTTGGTGCTGCTGTTAGGGCCGCTGACAATGCTGGTTACGATTCATTTGCTGTGGCTGGGTGACCATGCCCCGGGAGGGGCCTTTCAGGCCGGAGTCGTCCTGGCTGCCGGACTGGTGCTTTTCCGGCTGGTGGGTTTGCCTTCCGTGGACCGCCTGTCTCGGTTCAGACTGATCTGCCTTGTTCTCCTGGGCTTTGCCGCCATCCTGCTTTTGGCCGTGACGACCACACTCTTGGCCATCCACCAGCCTCTGGAATACCCACCACTCTGGTCCAAAACCTTGATTCTGACCTTGGAGGCCGCGGCCACCGTTTCCATCGGCGTCACCTTGGCCGCCCTGGTGATTCTGGTCCTGGTGGTTGACGAAGAACCATGA
- a CDS encoding cation:proton antiporter: MLDAMIVAAAIGLCLAGAFFFLAGTAGLLRFPDAMSRIHALTKADNLGLGLIALALMLTSQSLAEVLKILLIWLVALAASSTICFLLGRNMQRRSQSPSGGDVQPLARHRH, translated from the coding sequence GTGCTCGATGCGATGATCGTAGCGGCGGCCATCGGGTTGTGTCTGGCCGGAGCATTTTTTTTCCTGGCTGGGACAGCCGGCCTGCTTCGGTTTCCAGATGCCATGAGCCGCATCCATGCCTTGACCAAGGCCGACAACCTCGGCCTGGGGCTGATCGCCCTGGCTTTGATGCTCACCAGCCAATCCCTGGCTGAAGTGCTGAAAATTCTGCTGATTTGGCTGGTGGCTCTGGCAGCCAGCTCCACAATTTGCTTTCTCCTGGGACGGAACATGCAGCGTCGCTCCCAATCCCCAAGCGGGGGGGACGTTCAGCCGTTGGCGAGGCATCGACACTGA